A segment of the Vibrio sp. YMD68 genome:
GCAATCTCACGGAGTGAATTTTGGCTAAAAATATGACAGCAAAGAAAACACCCAAACCATTGATTGTAATATTAGTTACTTGTCTATTTTGCTCATATTCTCAAGCAAAAAACCTCATCAAGGTGGACGGTTCAAGTACGGTCTTTCCTATCACTAATGCCATAGCAAAAGAGTTTATGGCGACTGAAAATGGTAAAACTCAAATCGCGATTGGTATCAATGGAACTGGCGGTGGATTTAACAAATTCTGTCGAGGTGACATCGATATATCGAATGCTTCAAGGCCAATCAAAGCAAAGGAAATGAACATTTGTGAACAAAACGGCATTGAGTTTATTGAGCTGCCCGTCGCGCTTGACGCCATTACTGTCGTCGTCAGTAAACACAACACGTGGGCTCACTCGATGACCGTTGAAGAGCTCAAAACCGCTTGGAGCCCTGAATCAGAAGGGGTAGTTCAACGCTGGAGTGACTTAAACAGCCTCTACCCCGATCGACCAATCGAACTTCATGGGCCAGGCGCTCATTCCGGCACTTACGATTACTTTGTCAACGCAGTATTAGGTGAAAAAACGAGCAGAAAGGATTACCGACCAAACGAAGATGACAACGTTTTGGCGCAAAACGTTGCCACTGACATAAACGCTATGGCTTTTTTTGGGCTCGCTTATTATTTGGAGCATAAAGACACGTTAAAAGCCGTGGCCATTGGCTGGCAAGGAAGAGAAGCCGTTCTTCCAAATGCTTCTAATGCCGCAAGCGGTTTGTATCAGCCACTCTCTAGACCTTTGTTTATTTACGTCAATACTCAGTCTATGAAGAATAGAGCCTTCGTTAGACGGTTTGTAAACCTGTATCTAAACAAACACAGCACACCTGACGTTGTTAAACAGGCAGGCTATGTGCCACTCCCAAGTCATGCTTATGATTCAGCATTAGCCACGTTCAATGGGAAGTAAATTCTCTATAACGAACACACGCAACCCGTTCAATGCCTAATCAACATTGCTCAGTTTGAATTCTGTTGGTAAAGCGATCGACCACGACAGGTTGGTTATGGTGACAAATGCCTTCAAGTTTTATTCTGGTCTTCAGAGAGCAACCCGTAAGCGGAAATCATTTGCAAACAATCACCAATTTGATGCATCTCCCCCCCTTATTTCTCAATGAACACTTTTTGCCACTTTTATTATCGATTTCGATTAATATAATAATACTCTGTTATCAATCTCTGAGGTTAGCCATGCTTAATCCACTTTGGCTGAACACGTTTAAAACCCTTGTCGATATTGGCCACTTCACCCAAACCGCTGAAAAGCTGTACATGACTCAGCCAGGTGTCAGCCAACATATCAAAAAGCTTGAGTCAGCATGTAAACATTCGTTAATTAAGCGAGAAGGAAAAAGCTTTGAGCTGACAGAACAAGGAAGAATGGTGTATCAATACGCACTCACATTAGCCAATAATGAGGCGATGCTGGTTGAAAGCCTGAGCTTTGATAATCCATTTTCAGGTCAATGTAAAATTGCGTGTTCGGGTTCGCTGGCGTTGCGTCTATACCCCGAACTCATCACATTACAGCAGACGCACTCCGACTTGAGTATTCACCTTGAAGCCGCACCAAATCACAAGATCCTGAATGATTTACAAACGGGAGCAATCGACCTAGGCATCGTAACTCATATTCCCACGGGCAATCTTTTCCAAAGTAAAATCATTGGTAACGAGACGTTATGTTTAGTTGTACCTCGGTCATTCGACAATGAAAGAATAACCGCAGAAAAACTGATTGAATGTGGGCTCATCAGCCACCCTGATGCTAATCACTACTTATCACTCTACTTTGATTTATGTGGCGATAAAGAGCTAGAGAACCTTAATCTGGATGACATTCCACATTCCGGCCATATCAACCAACTTAGCCAGATTCTGCTTCCGGTAGCTAAAGGCATTGGATTTACGGTTATCCCTCAAGGCGCAATCGACAGTTTTTCAGAAAAAGAACAGCTGCATATTGTTTCGACCCAGTCCCCAGTCAATGAAACGTTATACATGGTACAAAAACGTCACAGAAACCTGCCCGCTCGTTATGAGACGATCGCCGACTTACTTGATCAAACGCTTTCATCAAACACTTTCAGCAAACCGAGATAGAGGATCTTAAAGAAAAGGCAGGGGATAAATAAGTGGTTAAGCCGTGCATGCTCTTAATTTAGCGAAGTGCACGGGATACTTCTGGCGTATGTGTCGCTGCTCTCTAACCATATCTTTAAAGCTAGGGCCTTTGGACAATAAAATAATCACTTCGTTTTTGTCTAGGCGCAGTACTTCGCCTTCAATTCTGATTTCACTGTCATCATGCAGATTTAAAACACCTGATAGATCTAACCCGTGGTGCACTGCCAATGGGTCATCAATCACAAAACGAATGCCTTTCTCAGACACTTCACTCACATGAAAAAGACGCTCATGAATTCTTATGATCGGCCTCGCTCGTTTTGGGTATTTTAGCCGATAATACTGGCGCTTTTGCTCTGGATTTTCACTCATATGACAACCACTCCATTCTACTTCTTATCCCTAATTATGTGAGTAATACATCCACATATGAATCAATCTATCTATTATTCTTATACTAAGGTTTCGACCTATTATCGTCTAACTTTAGCATAACGGGACCCGACTATCCAAAATACACCGACGAGTTGGCATCACCACTTCCTATCGCTATCTAGTGAATCTGTTAGTTCCACCGCTTCTAGAGTTAACATCTGTACTGTTTTATTTTTGCGAAGAGAATGACTTTCTCAATGGTTGTCCACTCTATTACTTTTTGATTCTACAACTGTTTTTTTCGATCCTTTTAAAAGCACGAAAAAAGTCTCAGAATTAGGGCGAAATCGGTTTGACGCTCATGTGATTAACTTCTAAATTTTGTTATTAAGTCTATTAACTAGGAGGTCATTGAGGATGAAAAGAGCAAGCACTGCATATCGATTACAACTCATAAAAGAGGTCGCGACACGAAAGCAACGTGAACTTTCCAACGACGTAATGGCTAACTATATTCAGCACCTACTGAACGATAGCTCCCACAAGGAAGAATGTGTCGAAAGGAATCACCGATTTAGCGGCAGTCATTTTGATGAAAGTGCCGGGGGGTGGGTTAGTGATACCTGGGGGCTAAAATAAGTGGGATCCTATTACGCCGCCTGGATGTTATAAACAAGCTTCTACAAACAAGAGCTTGGAAATAAGTTATTGTAAATAATGGTGTGCGGCGTTACTTCTCTTCTGTCATTCTTTCTTTCCTGAAAACACCAAGTATTCCGATTAAAACAGATCTTGCTGAGGGTCACTGGCTTCAA
Coding sequences within it:
- a CDS encoding PstS family phosphate ABC transporter substrate-binding protein, which produces MAKNMTAKKTPKPLIVILVTCLFCSYSQAKNLIKVDGSSTVFPITNAIAKEFMATENGKTQIAIGINGTGGGFNKFCRGDIDISNASRPIKAKEMNICEQNGIEFIELPVALDAITVVVSKHNTWAHSMTVEELKTAWSPESEGVVQRWSDLNSLYPDRPIELHGPGAHSGTYDYFVNAVLGEKTSRKDYRPNEDDNVLAQNVATDINAMAFFGLAYYLEHKDTLKAVAIGWQGREAVLPNASNAASGLYQPLSRPLFIYVNTQSMKNRAFVRRFVNLYLNKHSTPDVVKQAGYVPLPSHAYDSALATFNGK
- a CDS encoding LysR family transcriptional regulator encodes the protein MLNPLWLNTFKTLVDIGHFTQTAEKLYMTQPGVSQHIKKLESACKHSLIKREGKSFELTEQGRMVYQYALTLANNEAMLVESLSFDNPFSGQCKIACSGSLALRLYPELITLQQTHSDLSIHLEAAPNHKILNDLQTGAIDLGIVTHIPTGNLFQSKIIGNETLCLVVPRSFDNERITAEKLIECGLISHPDANHYLSLYFDLCGDKELENLNLDDIPHSGHINQLSQILLPVAKGIGFTVIPQGAIDSFSEKEQLHIVSTQSPVNETLYMVQKRHRNLPARYETIADLLDQTLSSNTFSKPR
- a CDS encoding PilZ domain-containing protein: MSENPEQKRQYYRLKYPKRARPIIRIHERLFHVSEVSEKGIRFVIDDPLAVHHGLDLSGVLNLHDDSEIRIEGEVLRLDKNEVIILLSKGPSFKDMVREQRHIRQKYPVHFAKLRACTA